A window of Lates calcarifer isolate ASB-BC8 unplaced genomic scaffold, TLL_Latcal_v3 _unitig_5867_quiver_2429, whole genome shotgun sequence genomic DNA:
TGTTGATGTTATTTGCATCTCTCAAGACTAAAATTCTCATATTAGGAAAAGTACAGGTGTAACTAACGGGAATTCTGGCTCTCAGTTTGCCAATGAGCCAGCATTCATTAATGTTACTACTAACACCTGTTTGTCAGTGAAAAAGGACTGTTAGCCATCTACAGTGTCACTTTTCTCCACACAGATATTATACAAAATACTATTGGACACTGTACAGAATAATATATGAAATCATTAAACGATGTGCTGTATGTATAGCCAGCAGCTAAGTAGTTTAGCTTAACACAAAGTCTAGAAACGGGGAAACAGCCAGTCCAGCTCTGTCCAAATGTAGCTAAATCCACCTCCCAGCACCTCTACAGCTCAGTAGCTGGGTTCTTAGCAAACAGATGCGATAGAGTATCGATCTTCTTGTCTAACTTTCAGTCACCTTAGGTTGTTTGAATGGGTTTGTGGTTTGATGCCTTCAGAGTGAGCTCGGAAGATAAATTCtatgacataaaatacatcagtaaataCCTTTACACGTCTTTAAGAAGGCGGTTGCTAACAAGTAGTTAAAAGATAGTACAAAGGTTCACTAGTCCACATTTACAGCATTTGTTTCCAACATTCCAACTTGCTTTTGTAGAAAGGTAAATGTGCTAAATCAaattacaagttggaagcttGGCGGTGGTGACGCTAACATCATGACAGTGGTGTAATTCGTTAATAGCCTAATATTAGCTTCTTTCCATTGTCTGTTTTGttgagggaaccagggtgatgctaaccCCTGGCctggcctacaaaaatacatcatccctgctaCACAAGTGTGTTTGATGCAGAATTATCATGTACAATATGAATATTAGATTAAGAATGGGCAGGAATCAAGATCAGAGGCCAGGAAACTCCCCCTTCGTGAGTCATCTCCCTTTACGTTGTCTCTGCATTTCCCTCCAGATCTGTTCGACAACTACATGCAACAGGATGCCCACGAATTCCTCAACTACCTGCTGAACACTGTGGCTGAcatcctgcaggaggagaagaagcaggagAAAGCAGAACGGACGCCTCAAGAACAATGGCACTGCTGTCACTACAGAGACCGAGACAGAGAACAAGACCGGAGCCCACATGGGTTTCACGATATCTTCCAAGGCACACTGACCAATGAGACGCGCTGCCTCAACTGTGaaacggtgtgtgtgtgtgtgtgtctgctttatTTGCCTGTGGAGTCCTGTTAGAGGGGCAGTATATTTTATGTCGTTATCTGTCTACAGTCCTGCCAGTCCTTGTGTCACCCTGAATAAGAGATCGTCCCTGAATAAGTCTGAAAAAGGGATTAGCCCTTTGCAAAGATACTGagtgatgcaaaaaaaaaaaaaaaaaaaaaaacagatttagtGAGCACGCCTGGCGGGCTCTGACCACCCACTTTATGTCAGGGCTGCCGGAGGCTTTGTCCTCACAATTTTGAGAGCGAGTAGCGGGATGGGTTGCCCTGAACAACCCCTGCAAACACCCAAGGCGCTGCACTGTTCAGAGACAAAAGCTACATAGCATAATAAGCATTTCAAagacaggctgtgtgtgtataggtgtgggtgggtgggtggatgcTCTGTTACAGCAAGGCAGGCTTATCCTCACTGACTCagttgcagaaaatgacaacGTAGTTTCCTCCGTGTCCCTTTCTCTCATTGACAGGTGAGCAGCAAAGATGAGGATTTCTGGATCTTTCTGTGGATGTGGAGCAGAACACATCAATAACACACTGTCTCAGGTAATAGCAATTTATTATATATTCAGTCCCAGATAAAAGGCACAGGGACATATTCCCTTTGGTCTACGTGAAAGTGAATAACCAAGCCTCCTGTGGCACATTCTTCCCTCTAGGGACTTCAGTAACACAGAGACTTTGTGCAGTGAGTACAAATACTACTGTGAGACGTGCTGCAGCAAGCAGGAAGCACAGAAACGGTCAGTAAAAGCGCTGAGCTCGCATCACCACTGTAATGtgtcagaaacacactgagcttgtGCACTTCTCTGCAGGATGCGTGTGAAGAAGCTTCCTATGATCCTGGCACTACACCTGAAGAGGTTTAAGTACATGGAGCAGCTGCACCGCTACACCAAGCTGTCCTACAGAGTGGTTTTCCCCCTAGAACTCCGTCTGTTCAACACGTCTGGGGATGCAGTCAACCTGGATCGCATGTATGATCTAGTTGCTGTGGTGGTTCACTGTGGCAGGTACAGTATATTGATTACCAGCCCAAATTAAAGGCTACTCCACCAATTTTATGCATGAAGTTCAGTATACCTATAGCATTACATAAGTGGGCATTTAGGAGGCAGTGGGGGGTCTAAGGCTCAGGTTATTCTAGAAAAGAACTAGtctgtgtgacattttgtcCAACTGTGTCGGAAGGCAAAAGTGTATCATATGAGGTGACCTGATTTAAATTCAGCTCCCTCACACTTCAAAGTCAGCCCCCCACCCGCCTCTGCAGCAATACGCCACTACCACCGTGCTCAGAACACTCCCTGGAAGTCTTGTCCTGTATGTAAGTCAAGCACCATCTGCAACTCACGCTGGACTCCTCCACTGTGGTGACCCTTCAGCTTAGATTTTATTTcagggaagagagaagaggtaGCAAGCAGCCAAATGTGGCGAGTACAGCAGGTGCAACAATTGTGTTTATGCGGCTAgaaaacatgcacataaaaaGGTGTTGTGAGTGGGGACACTGTCATGATGGAACATCCATTTGCCATCACAGTTCAGGTCAAATGTCCTCCCTCAGATGCCTCAGAACAGTGAAGGAGTACTTGCCAGTCTGACACTAGGGGGTGAATTCATGACGCACAACCCTGTgaatgatgaagaaaaagacaagtgTGACATGCCTTCTTCAGTCTTGTAAACTCTTCCATCAcaaagactgctgtttggtcttCAGGTCATGGTCACCTTTGATGTCCCATGACATGAAGGTTGGGTCATCCCAGGCCTGTTGATTAAGATCCTTCCAGACTTCGACACACTTTTACTCCCCAGTGAAATCAAAACTGCACACCTGTGTTGATtgtgcagcacagcacagaaTACTACTCACAACAACTACTCACTGTGCTCCATTTTGATCTCACTTCATATTATACCTGATTCGTTGTAATTGTTGTAATTTGTCGGATCCATTGTTTTTGGAGTTTGACCCAGTCAAgttatctcagcctctgctgcttcatttctGAGTCTCCCAACTTTTATGGAAGTGCAACTCCAAATCACTGACGTGCCCTCTGCAGATTTTGGCAATAGAGAAAAGGTTTTAGTCATTAGTCGGGAAGTATTTTGAGAATAGTTTCATCTTAAACAGCAGTTAACCTAAacagcagtttacagtaaatgcTAAGCAGCTTGGCTAGTACTCAGTTATGAGATGGATTAGTTCTCCTCTTCAGagtcacagctgctgtgaagCAGATTGCCTGGACAGACATGAAATGTGTGCCCCAGACATTCAGACAGGatatattttacttttgcaTCACAAAAGAATGATGAAAAAAGATTACcttgtaatatttttaataatcagCACCAATGGTGTGTTTATGctgtagacagacagatgttgtaCACTCTGGGAATTTTAAGACTGCAACATCTGCAAcactttttgtctctttctcagcGGCCCGAATCGAGGTCATTACATCACCATAGTGAAGAGTCATGGCTtctggctgctgtttgatgATGACATTGTGGAGGTGCGTCACCCTCTGTCTCAGCCTGTTAATGTCTGCCTGATGTTCCTTGACTCATCTGTTTGTACGTTTCActattgtttgtgttgtcagtaaACAACGTTTCACTCCTGTTGTGCAGAAAATTGACGCCCAGGCCATCGAGGAGTTTTATGGGCTTACCTCAGACATCTCCAAGAACTCTGAGTCGGGATACATTCTCTTCTACCAGTCCAGGGAGTGACTGGAGCCTGATCATCATCAGAGGAAGAGACCGAATAggaagaaaacttttttttaaaccttcaGCCTAACAGACCCCAGACTCCTGCCATCTCCATCCCAacttgctctcctcctccatgtcaGACCTCTCTGACGTATGTGCCAATCCTCTGCCAGTCCCATTATGTCAGCCTCTGGGTTTTACCTGtgcttcatctctctctctttctctgtaatttGCTTCTTGTCTTTTAGTCACCTGCATCTGGACTGCActttaaaacaaaagcaaaaatgctCAACAGcatgacagaaacataaaggAGTCTACATCCACACTGAGCCACACATGCTTGGGGTAGACTGGTGGGAGAAGCCTGCCGAGGCGATTCTCTGCTGGGAGCATGATGAGGTGAAGGGTCTGGTGCACATACAGACAACTGTCAGAAATTGTACTATATCAgttatatgtatatacagtctTCTCCCCCCTCATAATTCCTTTCATTAGGGCTGTTTTCCCAGTCACTGTCTTAGtccttttgatgttttcatatCCCTGGTGGATGCATGAGAAGTAAATGAAGTTTGAGACAAACACTATAATAAGCATAGAGACATTTTGAAGCAATATCTGAGCATTAATTATAGAACTCCCAAGTTTAAAACTACCTAATCTGAGTAACTTGTTGACAGTGCACAGGTTGTTTTGCCCATAGAGAATCgctttgtgtctgtcagtgtgacatCTAATGTTAGTCTAACCAGATATGATCCAACACTTAATCCTTTTGAGCCATGTGCTCTAACACTACACATGAAAGGAAACCCTGCAGTTTTCCATTCAAATCAGCTGAATCTTTATAATTTTATATTCTGATAGAAAGCCCCTATTTATTGAACTTAACATATTTATTACTGTACTTTGTAATACTGACTGATAGATGATGAAATTGCTTGTATAACATGGCTCTTTTGACAGCTTTGTATGTCAAGACTGATGTCAAAGTGCTCAGTGTGAAGGACACGGTGTATGTAATACACAACTTCATAGGACAGCTAAAGAAAAATTTGGTTTTACCAGGTTAATTTTGTAGTTTGCATGTTAGATAAAAATGTAAGACAGATTAACATGATGCAAGTGAGACACAACCCTCAACTGCCTAATCTTTTGATTGACATGGAAAAGTGAAATAGTGCAATAAGAGGTGAAGTTATCCAATGTGCAATTTTCCCAGTGAGACTAATATACcagatgtttaaatgttaatagtagatgtgtttgtttttgactgatCTTTTcccagtgctgtgtgtttgaatgcTCGTGATATCAAAGTaaatgccccccacccccattcaCCACGTGCAATGCACACTACCTGCTGGTATGTTAGCTACAATGTTTCATCCTTCTTTTTTATAACCTCACATCATTGTCTTATTCTTCTTCATTCTTATGTTTAACTACAGCGTAGtagtttcctctttgtctctgacTTTGATTACGTAAATTGTGCGTGTCATACGTAGCACATTGGAATCCTAAACCCCATAGAGGTGAAATATCAAGCTGCGTTGTTAATTAATACAATATCCCTGTACTGTAGATGTTTTCTCCAGGGTTTGTTGCCATGCTCTGTAGAATAGTGTGACATCAAAGATCCTGTTTTCATGTGAAGGACATTCCTATTTGTTGCACATCAGAGGACATTACCATTTCAAATGCATCTAAGTGAGAGGTAGGAATAGGATTAATTTGTTAGCTTAGTGTCAGTATCTGTACAAGAGATGCAGATTGTAAAGTGTAAACAGTGAACCTCTGAGCGCTTGTTTCTGCTGTCTTCTCCATTTAGTCTGTTACCGAGTGAAGTCATGAGGAATACGTGCCAAACTGGAGTCGATACTGACCTTACAAACAGTCTTTAACAgaacattattttctttgtaaagatacaactgtacatatatattatgTAGAAAAACACTTCTGGAAataggaaaaatatttttttaaagtgcagatcttaaaatgtaaacacactcatgGTAAAGATTTTAGCTTAACACTGACCATTAATGAAACCCTGCTAAGAAATACTGTGCTATTTTACAATCACTCGATTACATAATCAATCAGAATTGTGCAGAGGTCACCATCTGTGATATTATTGCTATTACTGGTTTAAACTGAATCAGGGTAGAAAACAGTAGCACGAATAGCCTGAGATATTTTAGACTCAGGTGAGAAGGAGACTTTTCATGCGCTGATCTTCCATGAACACTTATGCACATGCCCGCACTGAGATGCTCAGTCATTGCACTTGGTCTTATATATCCTACTGTGATAGTGTTCTACCGAGGAAAGCTCAGGTGCAGAGAGCCCTGCACCAGATGGGATGTGACAGAGCTtgtgggagagaaggaggaaatgaATCGGAGCCTCTGTTTGGCTGTAAACTGAAAGTGCACTTTATTAGTGATGAGCTTCGATGCTTTAATATGAAGAACCACAGTCTAACGCActcattttgagtttttttcttctgttcaatAAAATGACTATCACCTAACTAAccagattgtttgtttttattccctCGCTGCTTCCTAAGGAGTTAATTTAAAGAGTGAGAGGATGAACCATAAAACGAGACACAAGGGCTCCCTCTTTGGATGGTTTGCCAGGAAATTTGGCACTCatgttcatgttcccctcagagTGATTTATCACTCTAGTGATTCCCCTCCTTCTAGCACCATTAtcacttcaaatgtttttatttactttggtttatgaccatatacctgcaaaacaaaagacattcccgtcagtctcagctgtactttgtgttaagtGTTACCTAGCAAacgttagcatgttaacatgctaaactaaaactaaagaatatgataaacattatatctgcatAGGATTAGCATGTTAGCGTGCTGACTTTGgtatttagctcaaagcactgctgtgcctaagtaACGACCTCACGGGGCTGCTAGCATGATTGTGGACTCTTGTCTCAATACCAAACTACACAGTAACTGTAAACACTACAGTAAATACTATATGCTAATTGTAGTTGCATTTTTatcaacattgtttttttgtttttttttccagtagtGAGCAGCTCAATTTCTGTTGCATGCTCAAAAATTAAGTGTTTTCAGTACGCGTACTGACTCTTtctaatatatttaattttctcaattttGCAGTGTCTACACACTCCTGCTCCTGCTTAGAATTACTGGGTAGAAAGAAATTGGGGCATAGTTTTAGTCTTGTTACTGCTTCATTCTGGTATGAGAGTGTCCTGatcacaggaaaacaacatCATTCCCTGGAGAACATTAATATTATACCACTGTTTTCTCAGGAAGAGGAGACTGAGCAGAGAAGAACATCATCAAGGCTATTCTATAGCATCCAAGTCTGTCCAGAATACATCGTTGTGTAAAAGGAACttccttcctgtttgttttggttttcactGAACATCAGACAACATGTCTATCTTCACAGTTATCAGCTTTGTGTCCTTCCAGTCACCCTGAAACCTCAGCTAATCCCCCAGGAGAAAAGGTACAGTCGCTGCCAGGAGTCTGTCACAGTCTTTGCTCTGTGTTGATACTAACAcctttcccctcctctttccccttCTTTTCTACCTCAGCTCTCTGCCTGCTCTCACTCTAAGGCTGCCTCCAGTGGGGAAGCACAGGAGACAATCTGAGAATCCATGTCTGTGGAGACGTAAACCCTCACCAACGTGGTGCAATTTGCAATCAAAATTCACAGTCTCTTCACTAACAAATGGTATATCTTTCTGTGTGTGCCTCACACACACGTACTTCAGGTATTTGCAATGATTTTTTTACCAGTTCAAAAGTCTGTAAGTCTGTCAATGAgtctgtgtgcatttgcatttaGTCAGTTTATGAATTTTCTAGTCATACATATTTTCTATGGTGCATATCACTGTAGGCAGCGTAGTTggtcatttatattcatatctATCCACTCATGACATTATGGTTGTTGTTTGTCAGTTTCACGATCTCCCATTTCCCAGCCTTATCCTCTGCTTCTGTTACATTACCATTAAATCACAAgtgtttatttcttatttatttacctgCAACGATTTGTTTTCTCCAACCACGACCGTATTGACCTACCTCAGGGGCCCAGGAGAAAAGTGATCTGTGATCACTGATTAGTTTGTGGTGTCTTGATTGAGCACAAATTCAATTGGCAAAATGCTACATTTAAGTAAGATGCTGCATATTTGAAATAGACAgcatgttaaaaacaaacaaacacatgtagtGCTACACTTAAAAGAACACTGGAGCTCAATCATCATTACTGTTTCCACTATCTTGCCTGCAGTTAAGACCATGCAAAGGAAACAATGTCTCAACTACTGTTCTCACCATCATTTCGTCATCATTCATTTCTACTTTGCATAGCAAAGGACAACCCTGAatcacaaattattttaattatgcataattataataatcatcTGCATCATTAGCTCGCCCACATCAACTTAAGACTCAGTGTGTTGATTAGACAGAAGCCTGCTGCATATTAGATTAACTGGTGAATTACATGAACTACTCCTCTATGATAAATAATGCATAGATCAATGAGATCATATTTTGTGTCAGTAGTGTGCACAGCCACGTCTCCAGCATCCTCATCATACAACACCAGCAGATATATGCATACGTGGTGGCTGAAGTGTCTCCTAGATGTAAGTAAATCATTGTGgaagcaaaagcaaaagaagCAAACTGTAATTAaccctctctgctttttctaCACAGATAAGAGCTGTCTCAGGTGTATTTCACTGACTTataactgatttgattttttgtCTCTCAGAGTCAGCACTAAGCAGGGAAGTAGACTACAGTGCATACAACAATCATGAAACATCCAGTAAAGAGTTTGCTTTCCTATTAGTAGCAATCATAATGTAACAATAATGATGAAGACACCTATGGCTCGAGTGTAACTGAAGTGATCACAGGATTTCCCAGCGTGCTTTTCCAGCGGTCAATCCATTGTTTAGTTCAGCCTGAGGCACAACAAGGTGAGGGGTGACCGagggtgtttgtttttttccggTAATTTGTTGTAAGATTTTAGAAATCAAGTCACAGGTAAAAGCCACAGGTGGTCTCAGGCATGATACCAAACTCTCATTCAGTTTCTATGAAAAGATCCAGAGGCACTTCTCAGAAACACTTCATCTCCCACAGAGGGCTGTACacaaggatacacacacacagaggcacgaAAACACCTAGACACCAACTACACGTACAGTTTCTAGCAAATAATGGCAGTGTTCTGATTATCAACACATTTTGAAAGACCTTCACCTTCTTCCCAGAATTTGATAAGTTTCAGTGAGGTGAAATCCAGGAAACTCTCTAAGTGTCAGTTCTATCTTTATATAGATCATTTCTGGAAAACAAAGTAACTAACTCTTAAATCAATGCTTTCCCACAGGACACGACGTGTTCTGCAGACAAAATATTATTCTGAtagttctgtttttaaatgggCTTTATTAAACTTTCATGGTCCAGGACCTACTATGTTTTATGTAATCCATAAAGccatttgctttgtgttttcttttcttttaatgctgTCAGACATGTTCAGCCATCttcttcacattaaaacagctACATCTGCTGCTATGCCAGTttgaaaattcatttttttaaggGTCAGTTATACAGATTTATAGTTTTATCCTGGCTTTATCTTGATTTGATTCGTGGaatctctgcctctttttttcatttttggtgtTGTTTGGCATATTGTGTATGATTTTGGAGCTGTGTTGATGGACTGGACTGATGAATCTCATACCTTGCTCTCAAATTAGAAAAGAGGCCAGTTAAAGACAGCATTTTCAGATTACATCAGTGAACAGAGATTACAGTATCCACCCTTATTTGCACTTCGGTTCCAAAGAAAAGAagtgcatgtacacacagaatCTGTTTTCCTCA
This region includes:
- the LOC108877168 gene encoding LOW QUALITY PROTEIN: ubiquitin carboxyl-terminal hydrolase 46-like (The sequence of the model RefSeq protein was modified relative to this genomic sequence to represent the inferred CDS: inserted 1 base in 1 codon; deleted 3 bases in 3 codons), whose amino-acid sequence is MQQDAHEFLNYLLNTVADILQEEKKQEKQNGRLKNNALLSLQRPRQRTRPEPTWVHDIFQGTLTNETRCLNCETVSSKDEDFXDLSVDVEQNTSITHCLRDFSNTETLCSEYKYYCETCCSKQEAQKRMRVKKLPMILALHLKRFKYMEQLHRYTKLSYRVVFPLELRLFNTSGDAVNLDRMYDLVAVVVHCGSGPNRGHYITIVKSHGFWLLFDDDIVEKIDAQAIEEFYGLTSDISKNSESGYILFYQSRE